A genomic region of Erythrobacter sp. SCSIO 43205 contains the following coding sequences:
- a CDS encoding acetyl-CoA acetyltransferase: MIADDTPVIIGVGQFSHKVTDPDYTPLSYADLGGRALAEAISDTSASGGTQAVADAINALAVIRAFEMSRADRKPPFGAPDNVPAAFAARVAANPERLILSPTGGQTNQQMLGEFAADIAEGRIECAAIVGAEAISTVLALSAKGEAPDWSEQRGGECEDRGLGVEGLMEMELFAHGATGAIPLYALAENARRAKLGLSLEEYRLRIGELFEPFTRVAAENPHAAAPQERSAEELATITARNRIVAEPYTRMTVARDQVNQAAAIIIASASKARALGVPESQWVHIHSVTSASELKLIERPALEANPASIASVEAALEMAHTGLGEIDFLDFYSCFAIPVFNQCDHFGLAIDDPRGLTLTGGLPFFGGAGNNYSAHAICEAVARVRANPGKTALVGANGGWMSKYSTGIYSTTPADWSDPATRVRALAKASNGVPVCKGDFSEALVETYTINRNKGGDVAVFIGRTPEGERVAGNADLSDEPTRALFEGGEPFGERLTVTRDGQGRNIGRLA, encoded by the coding sequence ATGATTGCTGACGACACCCCCGTCATCATCGGGGTTGGCCAGTTTTCGCACAAGGTCACTGACCCGGACTATACGCCCCTTTCCTATGCGGATCTGGGCGGCCGGGCTTTGGCCGAGGCGATTTCTGACACCTCGGCTTCAGGCGGCACTCAGGCGGTCGCAGACGCGATCAACGCGCTCGCTGTGATCCGCGCCTTCGAAATGTCGCGTGCTGATCGCAAACCCCCTTTTGGCGCGCCTGACAACGTCCCTGCCGCCTTTGCAGCGCGCGTGGCAGCAAACCCTGAGCGCCTCATCCTCTCGCCCACCGGCGGGCAGACCAACCAGCAGATGCTGGGCGAATTTGCCGCCGATATTGCCGAGGGAAGGATCGAATGTGCCGCGATTGTCGGGGCAGAGGCGATTTCGACAGTCCTTGCCTTAAGCGCCAAGGGTGAGGCACCCGACTGGTCCGAGCAGCGCGGGGGCGAATGCGAAGACCGGGGGCTTGGGGTGGAAGGCCTGATGGAGATGGAGCTGTTTGCGCATGGCGCAACCGGCGCGATCCCGCTTTATGCGCTTGCCGAAAACGCGCGGCGGGCAAAGCTTGGGCTCAGCCTTGAGGAATATCGCCTTAGGATCGGCGAATTGTTCGAGCCCTTCACGCGCGTGGCGGCAGAAAACCCTCACGCTGCCGCTCCGCAAGAGCGCAGCGCCGAGGAACTTGCTACGATCACCGCGCGTAACCGCATTGTCGCAGAACCCTACACCCGCATGACCGTGGCGCGCGATCAGGTGAACCAGGCCGCCGCCATCATCATCGCCAGTGCCAGCAAAGCGCGCGCGCTGGGTGTGCCGGAAAGCCAGTGGGTGCACATCCATTCGGTCACCTCTGCAAGCGAGCTCAAGCTGATCGAACGCCCCGCGCTCGAAGCCAATCCGGCCTCTATCGCCAGCGTCGAAGCGGCGCTTGAAATGGCGCACACGGGCCTTGGCGAGATCGACTTTCTCGATTTCTATTCGTGCTTTGCGATCCCGGTGTTCAATCAGTGCGACCACTTTGGCCTTGCGATTGACGATCCGCGCGGGCTCACGCTCACCGGCGGGCTGCCGTTCTTTGGCGGGGCGGGCAACAATTACTCGGCCCATGCCATTTGCGAAGCGGTGGCGCGGGTGCGGGCCAATCCGGGCAAGACGGCCCTGGTGGGCGCGAATGGCGGTTGGATGAGCAAATATTCGACCGGCATCTATTCCACCACGCCTGCCGACTGGTCCGATCCAGCCACGCGCGTGAGGGCGCTTGCCAAAGCGAGCAACGGCGTGCCGGTGTGCAAGGGCGATTTCAGCGAGGCATTGGTCGAAACCTACACCATCAACCGCAACAAGGGCGGTGATGTGGCGGTCTTTATCGGGCGCACACCCGAAGGCGAGCGGGTGGCGGGCAATGCCGATCTGAGCGATGAGCCAACGCGCGCGCTGTTTGAAGGCGGGGAGCCTTTTGGCGAGCGCCTGACCGTGACCCGCGATGGGCAGGGCCGCAATATCGGGCGGCTCGCCTAA
- the hppD gene encoding 4-hydroxyphenylpyruvate dioxygenase: MTLQEPLHPGDLFANPAGLDGFEFVEFSAPEKGMLEPVFESMGFTHIANHRSKDVALWRQGGINLIVNYEPKSAAWYFAREHGPGACGMAFRVRNAAKAYTHVLEQGAEPVANAPGPMELSIPAIRGIGGSILYFVDRYADEAGEGLSIYDIDFEYLPGVDKHPEGCGFKLIDHLTHNVYGGRMAYWADFYEKLFNFQEIRYFDIKGEYTGLTSKALTAPDGKIRIPLNEEGENGKGQIEEYLREYNGEGIQHIALICDDIVAAWDKLKEHGVPFMTAPPETYYEMLSARLPGHGQDESALKSRGILLDGTTEGGSPRLLLQIFAEPRIGPVFFEFIQRVGDYKDGFGEGNFKALFESIERDQIARGVLNAEEPAQ, translated from the coding sequence ATGACCCTTCAAGAGCCCCTCCACCCCGGTGACTTGTTCGCAAACCCCGCTGGCCTCGACGGCTTTGAATTCGTCGAATTCTCCGCGCCTGAGAAAGGTATGCTGGAGCCTGTGTTTGAGAGCATGGGCTTTACCCACATCGCCAACCACCGTTCGAAAGACGTGGCATTGTGGCGTCAGGGCGGGATCAACTTGATCGTGAATTATGAGCCAAAGTCCGCCGCATGGTACTTCGCACGCGAACACGGCCCGGGCGCGTGTGGCATGGCCTTCCGCGTGCGCAATGCAGCCAAAGCCTATACCCATGTGCTTGAACAAGGCGCAGAGCCGGTCGCTAATGCGCCTGGCCCGATGGAACTCAGCATCCCCGCAATCCGCGGCATCGGCGGCTCGATCCTCTACTTCGTTGATCGCTATGCGGATGAGGCGGGCGAGGGCCTGTCGATCTACGACATCGATTTTGAATATCTCCCCGGCGTCGACAAGCACCCGGAAGGCTGCGGCTTCAAGTTGATCGATCACCTCACTCACAACGTCTATGGCGGACGCATGGCCTATTGGGCCGACTTCTACGAAAAGCTCTTCAACTTCCAGGAAATCCGCTATTTCGACATCAAGGGCGAGTACACCGGCCTCACTTCCAAAGCGTTGACCGCGCCCGATGGCAAGATCCGCATCCCGCTCAATGAAGAGGGCGAAAATGGCAAGGGCCAGATCGAGGAGTACCTGCGCGAATACAATGGCGAAGGCATCCAGCACATCGCGCTGATCTGTGACGATATTGTGGCCGCATGGGACAAGCTCAAGGAGCACGGCGTGCCCTTCATGACCGCGCCGCCAGAGACATATTACGAGATGCTGTCCGCGCGTCTTCCCGGCCACGGTCAGGACGAGAGCGCGCTCAAATCACGCGGCATTCTGCTCGACGGCACGACCGAAGGTGGAAGCCCGCGCCTCCTCCTCCAGATCTTCGCAGAGCCGCGCATTGGCCCTGTGTTCTTCGAATTCATTCAGCGCGTGGGCGATTACAAGGATGGCTTTGGCGAAGGCAATTTCAAGGCGTTGTTTGAAAGCATCGAGCGCGACCAGATTGCGCGCGGCGTGCTGAACGCTGAGGAGCCTGCCCAATGA
- a CDS encoding VOC family protein → MTHGASHPVKLGGVHHTALRCKDAKETVEWYARVLGMEYTTAFAEDHVPSTGEYDPYMHVFLDAGNGNILAFFELPNQPDMGRDENTPAWVQHFAFKVGSEEELLAAKAHIEGEGVDVLGPTHHGIFKSIYFFDPNGHRVELAADIGTEEQYAELKRVAPVMLEEWSKTKTAPRHADWLHEIARKEHGNA, encoded by the coding sequence ATGACGCACGGAGCGAGCCATCCTGTGAAACTGGGCGGGGTTCACCACACGGCATTGCGCTGCAAGGATGCCAAGGAAACCGTCGAGTGGTACGCCCGCGTGCTCGGCATGGAGTACACCACTGCGTTCGCCGAGGATCATGTGCCCTCAACCGGTGAGTATGACCCTTATATGCACGTCTTCCTCGATGCAGGGAACGGCAACATCCTCGCCTTCTTCGAGCTGCCTAATCAGCCCGACATGGGCCGCGATGAAAACACGCCGGCATGGGTCCAGCATTTTGCGTTCAAAGTGGGCTCGGAAGAGGAATTGCTCGCTGCCAAAGCCCATATCGAAGGCGAGGGCGTGGATGTGCTTGGCCCGACCCACCACGGTATCTTCAAGTCGATCTATTTCTTCGACCCCAACGGGCACCGCGTGGAACTTGCCGCCGATATTGGCACCGAGGAGCAATACGCAGAATTGAAGCGGGTGGCGCCGGTCATGCTCGAAGAATGGAGCAAGACGAAAACCGCCCCGCGCCATGCCGACTGGCTACACGAGATCGCGCGCAAGGAACACGGCAACGCCTAA
- a CDS encoding TonB-dependent receptor domain-containing protein — protein MKPLKISSQALLLAAASAMPFAASAQEVTGNSGEENTDNQIVVTGSRIATDSTTALASPVQVVTAEEFRDSGQIDITETLRDIPALQGALPATLDSADGGDVTGASTLNLRQLGTARTLVLQDGRRHVPGFAGTATVDVATIPQALIGSVEVLTGGASAVYGADAVSGVVNFITRDGRDFDGIEYRAQTGISDEGDAEEYFLSVAGGGEFAEGRGSAVFALEYSHSTAVLNSDRPDIAGPGFSSFNGSSEFANEILGLAPGTRNAFFPNRTLPVSSPGSTIALDPTPFAFPFGALLSFVTDFDGRTGTIPTIDGTDIPVLQVIDPVTGELRAFNPGISTGAFNAIGGDGIPIGETALGQTLIPEITRVVAAAGVDYEITEGIEFFADAKFAYTESNSINGIPFSDDIPIALDNPFLPQALVDQIAIVDALDPNSTPSIFVARDNLGSETGSGSAVERSTIRATGGFRGDITDNVKFEVSYAWGRTEVDSIDVGARINDRYFTAIDAVALTQADIDAGVPNLNAIRNGQDIQITGSSAQVGDIVCRAELTGERSPAALFVGGPPLDENDLTRPVTFQIGDGRCAPINILGSQAIQGAGRDFAFVDLTDRTVIEQQQFLAVVSGDTGNLFELPGGPIGFATGFEYRRDTSNFVPDSFKRIEGNVVGNTSAIINISPTDGQGISVKEGFGELRFPLLEGLPGIEYLEVTASGRYSDYNTIGTTKTYSFGGTYKPVDWFTLRGTYSRAIRAPNIGELFAPQGPAFIGVDADPCDNNALAGNEGSNNRLQNCAEFVAVDANNPIDGFDSSDFLTAFVTGTTGGNPNLIEETSDSFTIGGIFEPRGILGGALDNLVVIADYYDIEITDAVGTLTGAQIAAACVDLPSTDNQFCDNIQRDPNNGGAISGFTSGNINLAVLRARGVDFEARYTFDAPFGNGDWGTFRLSATGTYFLERSTESDPVIGEIIAGIEDPLEQELQIADQALVSDLLNVIGVPDVIINFGINWDLDRLNIGWTGRYVDSSFQRPNSASFVASIENGAVVVNQNEGLLDASQFKTGSALEHNINVSYDVTDDIQVFGGVNNLTDRKPFLGSLIRPVGPRGRFFFVGVSGSF, from the coding sequence ATGAAACCTCTCAAAATATCCTCCCAGGCCCTGCTGCTCGCAGCGGCAAGCGCGATGCCTTTCGCTGCTTCTGCTCAGGAAGTGACAGGCAATTCCGGTGAGGAAAATACCGACAACCAAATCGTCGTAACCGGCTCGCGTATTGCTACCGATTCAACCACCGCTCTTGCCAGCCCGGTTCAGGTTGTGACCGCTGAAGAATTCCGGGATTCCGGTCAAATCGATATAACCGAAACACTTCGCGACATTCCTGCACTGCAGGGCGCATTGCCAGCAACGCTCGACAGCGCTGATGGTGGTGATGTTACCGGCGCAAGTACGCTTAACCTTCGCCAACTGGGCACGGCCCGGACGCTGGTGCTACAGGATGGCCGTCGTCATGTTCCAGGTTTCGCAGGCACGGCTACAGTCGACGTAGCCACGATCCCACAAGCCTTGATCGGCAGCGTTGAAGTGCTGACCGGCGGTGCATCGGCGGTTTACGGTGCAGACGCTGTTTCGGGCGTTGTGAACTTCATCACGCGCGACGGTCGCGATTTTGATGGCATCGAATATCGCGCTCAAACAGGGATTAGCGATGAAGGCGATGCTGAGGAATACTTCCTGTCAGTCGCAGGCGGCGGTGAATTTGCCGAAGGTCGCGGCAGCGCAGTCTTTGCGCTTGAATATTCCCACTCAACCGCAGTCCTTAACAGTGATCGCCCTGATATTGCGGGACCTGGCTTTTCTTCGTTCAACGGCTCTAGCGAATTTGCCAACGAAATCCTTGGCCTCGCTCCTGGCACGCGAAATGCGTTCTTCCCGAACCGCACGCTTCCGGTTTCGAGCCCCGGCTCTACCATTGCTCTTGACCCGACACCGTTTGCGTTTCCCTTCGGTGCTCTGCTTTCGTTCGTGACCGATTTTGACGGGCGCACTGGCACGATCCCAACAATTGACGGTACCGACATTCCAGTGCTCCAAGTCATCGACCCGGTGACGGGTGAATTGCGTGCGTTCAATCCTGGCATTTCGACCGGCGCATTTAACGCTATTGGCGGCGATGGCATCCCGATTGGTGAGACGGCTTTGGGCCAAACGCTGATTCCAGAGATCACCCGTGTGGTCGCTGCTGCTGGTGTTGACTATGAGATCACTGAAGGAATCGAATTCTTCGCAGATGCGAAATTCGCCTACACCGAATCGAACAGCATCAACGGCATTCCATTCTCGGACGATATTCCAATCGCTCTCGACAACCCGTTCCTGCCGCAGGCGCTGGTCGATCAGATCGCGATTGTGGATGCCCTCGATCCCAACTCCACGCCTAGTATTTTTGTTGCGCGCGATAACCTTGGTTCGGAAACCGGTTCTGGTTCTGCAGTTGAGCGGTCAACCATCCGGGCCACCGGTGGCTTCCGCGGCGACATCACCGATAATGTCAAGTTCGAGGTGTCCTATGCGTGGGGCCGCACGGAAGTTGACAGCATCGATGTTGGCGCGCGTATCAATGACCGGTATTTCACCGCTATCGACGCTGTTGCCCTGACGCAGGCTGATATCGACGCTGGTGTCCCTAACCTCAATGCAATCCGCAACGGTCAGGACATTCAGATCACTGGCAGCTCTGCACAAGTGGGCGACATCGTCTGCCGCGCCGAGCTTACCGGTGAGCGTTCACCGGCGGCCCTGTTCGTTGGTGGCCCGCCCCTCGATGAAAACGATCTGACCCGTCCGGTGACCTTCCAAATCGGCGATGGTCGCTGTGCGCCTATCAACATCCTTGGTTCGCAAGCGATCCAGGGCGCAGGCCGCGACTTTGCGTTCGTTGACCTCACGGACCGCACGGTGATCGAGCAGCAGCAATTCCTGGCCGTCGTATCAGGCGACACGGGCAATCTCTTTGAGTTGCCAGGTGGTCCAATTGGTTTTGCAACCGGTTTTGAATATCGCCGCGACACTTCGAACTTCGTGCCTGATTCCTTCAAGCGCATCGAAGGCAATGTGGTGGGTAACACATCGGCGATTATCAACATCTCGCCCACCGACGGGCAAGGCATCTCTGTCAAAGAAGGGTTTGGCGAGCTTCGCTTCCCGCTCCTCGAAGGACTTCCCGGCATTGAGTATCTCGAGGTAACGGCGTCTGGCCGCTATTCCGATTACAATACCATCGGCACGACAAAGACCTATTCTTTCGGCGGCACGTACAAGCCGGTGGACTGGTTTACACTTCGCGGCACATATTCGCGTGCTATCCGGGCGCCAAACATTGGTGAACTGTTCGCACCGCAAGGCCCAGCCTTCATCGGCGTGGACGCTGACCCTTGTGATAACAACGCACTGGCCGGCAATGAAGGGTCGAACAACCGCCTTCAAAACTGCGCAGAATTCGTTGCTGTTGACGCAAACAATCCTATCGACGGGTTCGATTCATCCGACTTCCTGACAGCTTTTGTGACAGGGACGACAGGTGGTAACCCCAACCTGATCGAGGAAACCTCCGACAGTTTCACTATCGGTGGTATCTTCGAGCCTCGGGGCATCCTCGGCGGCGCTCTCGATAACTTGGTCGTCATTGCCGACTATTACGACATCGAGATCACAGACGCTGTGGGCACACTTACTGGTGCGCAAATCGCAGCTGCGTGTGTTGACCTTCCTTCAACGGACAACCAGTTCTGTGACAACATTCAACGTGATCCGAACAACGGCGGTGCGATTTCCGGGTTTACGTCCGGCAATATCAACCTCGCCGTTCTGCGCGCGCGCGGTGTCGACTTTGAAGCACGTTACACCTTCGACGCTCCGTTCGGGAACGGCGATTGGGGGACCTTCCGCTTGAGCGCCACGGGGACGTACTTCCTTGAGCGTTCTACTGAAAGCGATCCTGTCATTGGGGAGATCATCGCCGGAATTGAGGATCCATTAGAGCAAGAGCTGCAAATTGCAGACCAAGCGCTCGTTAGCGACCTTCTCAATGTGATCGGTGTTCCAGATGTTATCATCAATTTTGGCATCAATTGGGACCTCGACCGCCTGAACATCGGTTGGACCGGGCGTTACGTTGACTCGTCCTTCCAACGGCCGAACTCGGCAAGCTTTGTCGCTTCTATCGAGAATGGCGCTGTGGTTGTGAACCAGAACGAGGGCCTCCTTGACGCATCTCAGTTCAAGACGGGCAGCGCGTTGGAGCACAACATCAACGTGAGCTACGATGTCACTGACGACATTCAGGTTTTCGGCGGCGTGAACAACCTTACAGATCGCAAGCCATTCCTTGGCAGTCTGATCCGTCCGGTTGGTCCGCGTGGTCGCTTCTTCTTCGTGGGTGTCTCGGGCTCGTTCTAA
- a CDS encoding M14 family metallopeptidase, with translation MKHHLVRRIAAFVAFGFASISLAGAALAQSFVEAEFDPSIPTLTQLIGHQPGERITSPEETVRYLEALVAAAPDRARMMEYATSWQGRPLHYVVLTAPENMARIDAIRADMANIAAGRPSNGDALPVTWLAYSVHGNEIASTDAAIMMAYHLLAATNDPRVQEIMSKTIVVLDPVQNPDGRARFVSHFRNALGLEPIGDRQAAEHDETWPSGRVNHYMFDLNRDWFTLSQPETRGKVKAMLEWNPVVVADVHEMGGDETYFFAPAADPVNPNITSAQLSLYELIGRNNARNFDQIGEPYFTREVFDLFYPGYGDTWNAHQGAIGMTYEQGSSRGLVWERRDGTVLPYAAGVRNHFVASLSTAEAVAMNAERFLSDYAQYRRANANGSTGSGAYVIDLSQRRWNAEHLGRRLALQGVEVLRQSGPASVCGRSYPQGYIAVPQAQPSGKLVRSLLDKNTQLPREFVVEQEKRRSVDLDHELYDVTAWSVGAMSGVKIDVCNGALGGTPLTGAEPIASVGDASAAYAVAVPWTDSGQARLVALALREGIEASSTDEAFTKNGRTFPRGTVLFPVARNTPEKMARLRELAAEIGAETVALGDSWVEDGPNLGSSAFKRLAVPKIAIAWDEGVSQLSAGALRYVIEQRLGLPVVPIRTNRFGRADLSDYDVVIVPDGSPRGAMGSGGISNLRSFVAGGGVLVAVGNSLRTFASGEDALLSVEREAALGRSAKDESAEAGSLTKAEEIKSEEEYRELIADQQALPDTLPGALLNTVADTEHFLSAGYDGGAVVLASGSQIFTPLDRSNGSNVMRFAAADALVESGYVWDENRRQLAFKPYMMAQGTGRGMTIGFAHDPSTRAFLDGLDLLIANAVLVAPSRVR, from the coding sequence ATGAAACATCATCTGGTTCGGCGGATCGCCGCATTTGTCGCCTTTGGATTTGCTTCGATTTCTCTTGCAGGAGCCGCGCTCGCGCAGTCTTTTGTCGAGGCCGAATTTGATCCCTCGATACCGACTTTGACCCAGCTTATCGGCCACCAGCCTGGTGAGCGGATAACCAGTCCTGAAGAGACGGTGCGTTATCTTGAGGCTCTCGTTGCTGCCGCTCCTGACCGCGCCCGCATGATGGAATATGCAACAAGTTGGCAGGGCAGGCCGCTGCACTATGTGGTTCTGACGGCCCCTGAAAACATGGCTCGCATTGATGCGATCAGGGCAGATATGGCCAATATTGCGGCAGGTCGTCCAAGCAATGGTGATGCTCTTCCGGTGACATGGCTTGCCTATTCGGTGCATGGCAACGAAATCGCCTCGACCGATGCAGCGATCATGATGGCCTATCACCTGCTGGCGGCGACCAATGATCCGCGTGTGCAGGAAATCATGTCCAAGACCATCGTCGTGCTTGATCCTGTCCAAAACCCCGACGGGCGCGCGCGCTTTGTCAGTCATTTCCGCAATGCACTTGGCCTTGAGCCTATCGGCGACCGTCAGGCGGCTGAACATGACGAAACCTGGCCCAGCGGGCGGGTCAATCATTATATGTTCGACCTCAACCGCGACTGGTTCACGCTCAGCCAGCCAGAGACGCGCGGCAAAGTGAAAGCGATGCTTGAGTGGAACCCAGTCGTGGTCGCTGATGTGCACGAAATGGGCGGCGATGAGACGTACTTTTTTGCGCCAGCGGCAGATCCGGTGAACCCCAATATTACGTCTGCACAACTTAGCCTATACGAGCTGATTGGCCGCAACAATGCGCGCAATTTTGATCAAATCGGCGAACCTTACTTCACCCGCGAAGTCTTCGACCTCTTCTACCCCGGCTATGGTGACACCTGGAACGCGCACCAGGGGGCGATTGGGATGACCTATGAACAAGGCTCGTCGCGCGGCCTCGTTTGGGAACGGCGGGACGGGACTGTGCTTCCCTATGCAGCCGGTGTGCGCAACCACTTCGTCGCGAGCCTGTCGACAGCAGAAGCGGTCGCGATGAATGCCGAGCGTTTCCTTAGCGATTACGCCCAATATCGCCGCGCCAATGCAAACGGCTCAACGGGAAGTGGTGCCTATGTCATCGACTTGTCGCAGCGCCGTTGGAACGCAGAGCATTTGGGCCGAAGACTGGCTTTGCAAGGCGTTGAGGTTTTGCGTCAATCCGGTCCAGCGAGCGTGTGTGGGCGATCCTATCCGCAAGGCTATATCGCGGTCCCGCAAGCCCAACCTTCGGGAAAACTGGTACGCAGCCTGCTTGATAAAAACACGCAGCTTCCGCGTGAGTTTGTTGTCGAACAGGAAAAGCGTCGGTCGGTTGATTTGGACCACGAACTCTATGATGTGACAGCATGGTCGGTGGGGGCGATGTCGGGCGTGAAAATCGACGTTTGCAATGGCGCCCTTGGGGGCACTCCTCTTACCGGCGCGGAGCCTATTGCTTCAGTTGGTGACGCATCGGCGGCCTATGCTGTAGCCGTTCCGTGGACGGATAGCGGTCAGGCGCGTCTTGTCGCTTTGGCGCTGCGCGAAGGGATCGAGGCAAGCTCAACCGATGAGGCTTTCACAAAGAACGGACGCACCTTCCCTCGTGGAACCGTGTTGTTCCCGGTCGCTAGGAACACTCCAGAAAAGATGGCCCGTTTGCGTGAACTTGCCGCCGAAATCGGCGCAGAGACGGTTGCACTCGGCGATAGCTGGGTGGAAGATGGCCCTAACCTTGGCAGCTCAGCGTTCAAACGCCTGGCAGTGCCCAAGATCGCTATCGCGTGGGATGAGGGCGTGTCTCAATTGAGCGCCGGGGCCTTGCGCTATGTGATTGAGCAACGCCTTGGCTTGCCTGTTGTCCCGATCCGCACCAATCGCTTTGGCCGCGCTGATCTATCCGACTACGATGTCGTAATCGTCCCCGATGGATCCCCGCGCGGCGCGATGGGTTCGGGCGGTATCAGTAATTTGCGAAGCTTCGTCGCTGGCGGCGGCGTGCTGGTGGCGGTCGGCAATTCTCTTCGCACCTTTGCCTCAGGTGAGGACGCGCTTCTCTCGGTCGAGCGCGAGGCAGCTCTGGGACGGTCGGCCAAAGATGAAAGCGCAGAAGCAGGCTCGCTCACTAAGGCGGAAGAGATCAAAAGCGAGGAAGAATATCGTGAGCTTATCGCGGATCAGCAGGCATTGCCCGATACGCTGCCCGGTGCACTGCTCAACACCGTAGCCGACACAGAGCACTTCCTGTCGGCTGGCTACGATGGCGGGGCAGTCGTGCTTGCCAGCGGGTCGCAAATTTTCACCCCGCTTGATCGCTCCAATGGTAGCAATGTCATGCGTTTTGCAGCCGCAGATGCGCTGGTGGAAAGTGGTTACGTGTGGGACGAGAACCGTCGTCAGTTGGCTTTCAAACCCTATATGATGGCGCAAGGTACGGGCCGGGGCATGACCATCGGTTTTGCGCACGACCCCTCGACCAGGGCTTTCCTTGACGGGCTCGATCTTCTGATCGCAAACGCGGTTTTGGTCGCACCATCGCGTGTGCGCTGA